The Polaribacter sp. Q13 sequence TTATGGGGTTTTTATGGAAGGACAAGCTTTTCTATATTTAAAAAATAAGAGAGGTAAAATAATAAAAGAGATAAAATTAGAAAAAGTGAATCCATTAAAAGTATTTATACTTCAGACTAAAATATCGATAGATAAATCAATTACTTCCATAGATTTGATAGTAAGAGTTTTAAAATCAGAGGATCATGTTTTAGATTCTTTAAAAATATAGTTTTCCAACGTTTCTAAAGTTAGACTGATATTACCTTAAAGAAGTAAAATAACATATAATAAGGATAAAATACAGTAATAAAGAGATAAATGACATATATCTAAAATTGAGATTATGCTGTTACTTTGTAATCGTAATTTTATGTTAAAAAATGTAGACTATATAATTAATAGTTGGTTTTTTTATCATAAGAGTTTACAAAAGCAAACAAATTCAATCAAATTCAAAATTAAATACATGAAAATTTTAAATTTATTATTGAGTAAAGCCAAGGCAGGTAGTTTCTTGCTTTTACTCTTTGCGCTGTTGTGTCAGTTTAGCTCCAATGCGCAGTCAATTAAGGTATCCGGAACCGTAACAAGTTCTGAAGATCAGGGGCCAATACCAGGAGTAAGTGTTGTTGTAAAAGGTACAAAAAATGGTGTTTCAACCGATTTTGATGGACTTTTCTCTATTAAAGCCAATGTTGGAGATCTTTTAGAGTTTAGTTACATTGGTATGACGCAGAAAGTTTTAAAGGTTAAAAATGCAACGATGAATGTTGTTTTAGATCCGTCTGTAGAAAGCCTACAAGAAATAGTCGTAATTGGGTATGGAGCCGTTAAAAAGAAAGAAATAACGGGTGCGGTAGTTCAAGTAAAAGCAGAAGACATACAGAGTGTTGTTAGTTCTGATTTAGGATCGGCTTTACAGGGACAAGTATCTGGTGTAAATATTGTTTCTTCTTCAGAACCAGGAGGAACATCAGAAATATTAATTAGAGGTGTTACTTCTTTGTCTGGAGATAATACTCCTTTATATGTTGTAGATGGCGTTATACAAGATGGAGATCCAGGAATTCCACCTTCAGATGTAGAAACTATTAACGTATTAAAAGATGCTGCATCAACTGCTATTTATGGAGTTCGTGGAGCTACAGGTGTAATTTTAATTACAACTAAACAAGGTAAACCAGGTTCTTTACAAGTTAGAGTAAATGCTAGTTATGCAATACAACATAGAAGAGCAGCAGTGCCTTTAATGAATTCTGTAGAGCAAACTTATTTTGATGTTGTTCAAAATAGAAATGTAAATGGAGGTTATGATGATCAAGTTAGTTTACAGATTTTACAACAACCAAGAACTTTTTTAAATGAAACTAACTTAAGTGATTTAATTTTTACTAATGATGTACCAACACAAGATTATAATGTAAATGTTTCTGGAGGTACAGAAGATATCACTTATAATGTTTCTGCAGGGTTTTTTAGTCAAGATGGACTACAGATTAATTCGGGATATAATCGTTTTAATATTAGAGCAAGTACAGTTTATGAAAAAAATAAGCTAAGAATTCAATCTAGTGTTTCTATGAATACAGATAGTAGAGATATTCCTCAAGGAAATCTTTTATCACAATCTATTGTGTATAGACCTACTCAAAATGGTGTAAATTTAGATAATTTAGATGAATTGTCTCAAGGTGGAGATGATGTAAATAGATTAGGTTGGGTTATTGAAAGTTTAAGAACTACTAATAATTATAAAACTACAAGATCTGCAGCAACACTTAATTTAAAGTATCAGGCAACAGAACATTTAAATCTTTCTAGTAATTTAGGTATTACTTCTATTAATAGTATTGGTAAAATTTACAGACCGTATCAAGAAATTTATAATAATCAAAATCCACCAGTATTACAAAGTCAGCCAGAAGATAGTTTTGTATCTAATAGAACTAGGTTTACTACCAATTTAGTAGCAGAATTTGGTGCAATCTATAATAAAGTGTTTGCCGAAGATCATGATCTTACACTTACCGCTTTTATTTCTGGAGCAAAAAACACAAGTGAAGCCTTTACTGCAACTAGAAATGGTGCTACTAATGATGATGTACAAGTGTTAAATGGAGCAACAGGAACTCAGTTTGTTTCTTCAGGAAATGATTATACTCAAACTAGAATTGGTTTAATAGGTAGACTTCAATACAGTTATAAAGGGAAATATATTTTAAGTTCTAGTTTACGTAGAGATGGATCTTCTAAATTTCCGGTAGATAATAGATGGGGTACATTTCCATCAATCGCATTAGCTTGGAATGTTTCTGATGAACCTTTTTGGGATAAATATAAAGGAACTGTAAATAACTTTAGACTTAGATTAAGTCAAGGTACAGTTGGTGTAGATAGAATTGGAGATTATTTATATTCTGCAGGGATTTCTCAAGATATTAATTACGCATCTTCTACAGGAGCAGTTAGTTTAGGAGCTACTCAAGAAAACTTTGTAAATAGAGTTTTAAAATGGGAAGAAACAACGCAGCAGAATATTGGATTCGATTTTGGATTCTTAAGAAATAGATTAACACTTTCGGCAGAATATTATCATTCAGATAAATCAAACATGTTGTTTCCTGTTTTTATTCCTAATTCAGCGGGTGGAGGTAACAATGCAACCGTAGTTTTAAATGTTGGAGATATGGTTAATTCTGGTTTAGAATTAGCATTAGGATTTAGAGGAAAAGTAGGAAATGTTAGATATAGAATGAATGGTACTTTTTCTACAAACCAAAATGAAGTTACAAAAATTAGTGGAGATACTAAATTTCAGTTAACTACAGATAATGGTCTAGTGGGTAGAGCACCACAACAATCTAGAGTTACAGCATTGGCCGTAGGGCGTGAAGCAGCAGCTTTTTTCCTATGGAGAACAGATGGTATTTTAGATACAGAAGTAAAATTAGCAGAATACCAAAGCAATATTGATAGAAATGCTAGAATGGGAGATACTAAATTTATAGACCAAAACAATGATGGCGTTTTAGATGAATCAGACAGAGTTTATAGCGGTAGTGGTTTACCTGAATATGAATTAGGATATACGTTTAATGCAAACTATAAAAATTGGGATTTCTCAATGAATTGGTATGCTGCATTAGGGCAAGAGATAATGAATGGTTTTGATGCTTGGGCATATGGTTTTGGTAGACATAAAGATCAAATTTATCAATGGTCTCCACAAAATCAAAACTCTACAGTACCTACTTACAGAAATGATGTAACAAGACATAACAACTTTTTAGGATATAGTGATCTTTGGTTAGAAGATGGTTCTTACTTAAGATTAAGACAAGTTTCTATGGGGTATAGTTTTCCTAAAAAGACTTTAGAAAAAATGGGACTTAGTAGATTACGTTTTTACGTAAGAGCTCAAAACCCATTAACCATAACTAAATATTCTGGTTATAACCCAGAAGTAGGCGGTGGTATACAAGCAAGAGGTTTAGATAAAAATACTGGACCAATATCCTCACAATATATGTTAGGGGTAAACATTAATTTTTAATTTAATATAAATTTATTTGTGATGAAACAATTAATTTTTAAATATTTCATATTCATTTTTACCTTAGGTATTTTAACCTCATGTAATTCAGATGAATTCTTAGAAGAAAAGAATCCAAACTTAATCTCTACAGATAGTTATTGGAGAAACTTAGCGGAAACAAAAACAGGGTTAAGTGCTGTTTATCAAACATTACATAAACCAGCTATTTTAAATAAGTTTGAAGAAATGTTACGTTCAGATATGGGATATCCTGGTTATGGTCGCCCAAATCCAAACAATACAGAAGATTTCTACTTACACTTATATAATGGAAGTACTTTGGCAATTTTAAATAAATGGCAAGATACTTATTTGGGTATTTTTAGAGCAAACCAAGTAATTGAAGCTTTAAATAATATAAAAGAGACAGCAACAGATCAAGCTGAATGGACTTCTCAAATGGCGCAAGCTCGTTTCTTTAGAGGATTATTTCACTTTTATTTATACACTACTTTTAATAATGGAAGTATTATAATAAGAGATGCAGTTCCTGCTACAAATGAAGATTTTTCAAAAGCATTATCTCCAGCTTCAGATGTAATTAGTTTTGTTAGAGAAGATTTAGAATATGCGTATGCAAACTTGTATAAAAGAGGAGAATACCCAGATAATGATTTGGCAAAAGTAACTTCTGGTGCAGCTGCAACAATTTTAGGAACCAGTTATTTATACGAATTAGACTACAGTAAAGCAATGGTTTATTTTGATGATGTAATTAATAATCATGGATATTCTTTAGAAACAGATTTAACAAAAATGTTTACAACCGCTGGTGAGTTTAATAGCGAATCAATTTTAGAAATTAATTTTTCTGAAGAAAATGCAAGATTAGACTTAGCTCCTTGGGATGGAGATTCTGGTACAAACTGGGTAAATGTTCGTACAGCACAAACGCGTTCTGCAGTTGGTCCAGCTTGGATTGTTAATGCGTATAAATCAGAACCTATGGATCCTTTAGATTCTAGAAACTATTATACGGACCCTAACACATCTTTAGTTAGTTTAAGAAGCGTACCATTAAGAAACTCTTCTATGATGGCGGTTGTTGATGATAATGAAACAACGTATTATTTAACAGGAACTACCAGTGAATACGGTAGATTTGGAGGAACCAATTGGGGTTTCGGTTGGTGGAAAAAATATACCAATAGTGATATTGTATCTAGTGAAAGTCTAATTCCTGGAGGACAAGCATATTCTACTAAAAACATTACGCTTAATAGATTGGCAGATGTTTTGTTGATGCAAGCAG is a genomic window containing:
- a CDS encoding TonB-dependent receptor yields the protein MKILNLLLSKAKAGSFLLLLFALLCQFSSNAQSIKVSGTVTSSEDQGPIPGVSVVVKGTKNGVSTDFDGLFSIKANVGDLLEFSYIGMTQKVLKVKNATMNVVLDPSVESLQEIVVIGYGAVKKKEITGAVVQVKAEDIQSVVSSDLGSALQGQVSGVNIVSSSEPGGTSEILIRGVTSLSGDNTPLYVVDGVIQDGDPGIPPSDVETINVLKDAASTAIYGVRGATGVILITTKQGKPGSLQVRVNASYAIQHRRAAVPLMNSVEQTYFDVVQNRNVNGGYDDQVSLQILQQPRTFLNETNLSDLIFTNDVPTQDYNVNVSGGTEDITYNVSAGFFSQDGLQINSGYNRFNIRASTVYEKNKLRIQSSVSMNTDSRDIPQGNLLSQSIVYRPTQNGVNLDNLDELSQGGDDVNRLGWVIESLRTTNNYKTTRSAATLNLKYQATEHLNLSSNLGITSINSIGKIYRPYQEIYNNQNPPVLQSQPEDSFVSNRTRFTTNLVAEFGAIYNKVFAEDHDLTLTAFISGAKNTSEAFTATRNGATNDDVQVLNGATGTQFVSSGNDYTQTRIGLIGRLQYSYKGKYILSSSLRRDGSSKFPVDNRWGTFPSIALAWNVSDEPFWDKYKGTVNNFRLRLSQGTVGVDRIGDYLYSAGISQDINYASSTGAVSLGATQENFVNRVLKWEETTQQNIGFDFGFLRNRLTLSAEYYHSDKSNMLFPVFIPNSAGGGNNATVVLNVGDMVNSGLELALGFRGKVGNVRYRMNGTFSTNQNEVTKISGDTKFQLTTDNGLVGRAPQQSRVTALAVGREAAAFFLWRTDGILDTEVKLAEYQSNIDRNARMGDTKFIDQNNDGVLDESDRVYSGSGLPEYELGYTFNANYKNWDFSMNWYAALGQEIMNGFDAWAYGFGRHKDQIYQWSPQNQNSTVPTYRNDVTRHNNFLGYSDLWLEDGSYLRLRQVSMGYSFPKKTLEKMGLSRLRFYVRAQNPLTITKYSGYNPEVGGGIQARGLDKNTGPISSQYMLGVNINF
- a CDS encoding RagB/SusD family nutrient uptake outer membrane protein; this encodes MKQLIFKYFIFIFTLGILTSCNSDEFLEEKNPNLISTDSYWRNLAETKTGLSAVYQTLHKPAILNKFEEMLRSDMGYPGYGRPNPNNTEDFYLHLYNGSTLAILNKWQDTYLGIFRANQVIEALNNIKETATDQAEWTSQMAQARFFRGLFHFYLYTTFNNGSIIIRDAVPATNEDFSKALSPASDVISFVREDLEYAYANLYKRGEYPDNDLAKVTSGAAATILGTSYLYELDYSKAMVYFDDVINNHGYSLETDLTKMFTTAGEFNSESILEINFSEENARLDLAPWDGDSGTNWVNVRTAQTRSAVGPAWIVNAYKSEPMDPLDSRNYYTDPNTSLVSLRSVPLRNSSMMAVVDDNETTYYLTGTTSEYGRFGGTNWGFGWWKKYTNSDIVSSESLIPGGQAYSTKNITLNRLADVLLMQAECKIKTGDVDGAIKLINQIRKRWGLVLLGRPNGDTTRTYDKDQSDPEYTADELMQRLMRVEKPLEMGAEGHDIRFLDFQRWKKSDNYGFKDRLKELSNEVYYGVDYTYTKRSNNQTVTRGNFPSLVNELPTVNSTAVDYEYDTPYLNYDEAKNGTYPIPFAEVNSNPNIN